From a region of the Kwoniella mangroviensis CBS 8507 chromosome 1 map unlocalized Ctg01, whole genome shotgun sequence genome:
- a CDS encoding actin-2, translated as MATEFDDVLTNQPVVIDNGSGTIKAGFAGEEQPSCYIPSFVGRPKHPRVMAGAIQDNLFIGRRAQELRGLLKIKYPMEHGVVTDWDDMERIWGWVYGEGLKALSEEHPVLLTEAPLNPRQNRDVAAQIFFETFNVPAFFTSVQAVLSLYSSGRTTGIVLDSGDGVTHAVPVFEGFSMPHAIRRIDIAGRDMTDHLQLLLRKSGYYLHTSAEKEVVRTIKEKTCYLAINPAKEEKDQSGAWEEFRLPDGKVIQLGVERFLAPEILFNPELIGQEYPGVHQVIVDSINRTDLDLRKSLFSNIVLSGGSTLCTGFGDRLLNEVKKLALKDVKLKIYAPPERKYSTWIGGSILAGLSTFKKMWVSADEYKEDPDIIHKKPF; from the exons ATGGCGACCGAATTTGACGATGT GTTGACAAATCAGCCTGTTGTGATTGACAAT GGGTCGGGTACGATCAAAGCTGGTTTTGCAGGTGAAGAGCAGCCGTCATGTTATATACCTTCgtt CGTCGGTCGTCCGAAACATCCCCGAGTGATGGCAGGTGCGATACAGGATAACCTATTTATAGGAAGACGAGCGCAGGAATTGAGAGGATTACTGAAGATAAAATATCCTATGGAACATGGTGTGGTGActgattgggatgatatggagaGGATATGGGGTTGGGTCTATGGGGAGGGTCTGAAAGCCTTaagtgaagag CACCCAGTTCTTCTTACCGAAGCACCCCTCAATCCACGACAGAATCGAGATGTAGCTGCTCAGATATTCTTTGAGACGTTCAACGTACCGGCGTTCTTCACGAGTGTGCAGGCTGTCCTATCATT ATACTCTTCAGGCCGTACGACAGGTATTGTCCTAGATTCAGGAGACGGGGTTACCCATGCCGTACCGGTATTCGAAGGATTCTCGATGCCACATGCGATACGACGAATAGACATAGCAGGAAGGGACATGACGGATCATCTACAGCTGTTGCTGAGGAAATCAGGATATTACTTACATACGTCTgcggagaaagaggtggtcAGGACaatcaaggagaagactTGTTACCTCGCTATCAACCCTGctaaagaggagaaggatcagtcGGGAGCATGGGAGGAATTCAGGTTACCTGATGGAAAGGTTATACAG CTCGGTGTGGAGAGGTTTTTGGCTCCTGAGATTCTGTTCAACCCAGAACTGATTGGTCAAGAATATCCTGGTGTACATCAG GTCATTGTGGATTCTATAAATAGGACGGACCTGGATTTGAGGAAATCGCTCTTTAGTAATATCGTATTATCAGGTGGATCGACGTTGTGTACAG GTTTCGGAGATAGGTTGTTGAATGAAGTCAAGAAATTGGCTTTGAAAGATGTCAAATTGAAGATATATGCTCCACCAGAAAGAAAG TACTCGACATGGATAGGAGGTAGTATCTTAGCTGGATTGAGTACattcaagaag ATGTGGGTATCGGCCGATGAGTATAAAGAGGATCCCGATATCATACATAAGAAGCCGTTTTAG